The Candidatus Baltobacteraceae bacterium sequence CCCCGGCCGCTTCGCCTGCGTGCGCCACGCAGTGCAGCCCGGCCGCGCGCGCGAGCGCGAACGGCTCTTCAAAATCCCCAGCCGGAAAGCGCGCTTCGTCACCGCCGAGTCCGATGCCGATCGCCCCCAAATCGGTGAGGCCGATCGCGAGTTTTGCGGTTCGCATCGCGCTCTCGAGACCGAAGTTGCGCGTCAGATCGACGATCAATCGCAACTCGATGCCGCTACGCTCGCGCTGTGCTTCGAACGCCGAGCGAATCTCCCGCACGCAGGCGCGCACGTCGAGCTCGGGATGAAAGAACAGCCAAACCGACGGCGAGATGAAGATCTCTCCATACACGACGTTCTGCGCCGCCGCATCGAGCGCGTACTCCGCCGCCAACCGCGCATAATCGCCCGGCTCCTTCAGCGCCCGGCTCACCGCCGCAAACGTCAACAAAAACTCCGAAAAATCCCCAAACGCATACACGCTGTCATCCTGAGCCTGTCGAAGGACAGGAGCTTGTCGAAGGACGGGCCGGTACGTGGTCGCCACCCCATGTCGCGCGGCCAATTCGAGAAACGTCGCAGCCTGGAGCGTTCCCTCAAGGTGGCAATGCAACTGAACCTTCGGAAGCGCGCGTATGAACTCGCTCGTAGCCATCGGCAAACCACCTTCGCAACCTTTTGCTCGGCTCCCGCAGTTTACACGAGCAGCAGGAGAACGGTATGGGGTTCT is a genomic window containing:
- the add gene encoding adenosine deaminase, whose product is MSPTSYRTAPPRVAVMYIRRTPYRSPAARVNCGSRAKGCEGGLPMATSEFIRALPKVQLHCHLEGTLQAATFLELAARHGVATTYRPVLRQAPVLRQAQDDSVYAFGDFSEFLLTFAAVSRALKEPGDYARLAAEYALDAAAQNVVYGEIFISPSVWLFFHPELDVRACVREIRSAFEAQRERSGIELRLIVDLTRNFGLESAMRTAKLAIGLTDLGAIGIGLGGDEARFPAGDFEEPFALARAAGLHCVAHAGEAAGATSVRDAIERLHVERIGHGVRALEDRDVVELLAHRQIPLEICPTSNFLTGIASREHPHPLLELDAAGVVVTIDADDPALFRTSITQEYEYVASIAGETTLLRLIGNAIDASFAADSLKASMRELLRAASVMEPGRSASNTSTHVRP